Proteins from one Fragaria vesca subsp. vesca linkage group LG6, FraVesHawaii_1.0, whole genome shotgun sequence genomic window:
- the LOC101311106 gene encoding uncharacterized protein LOC101311106, translating to MSLTCVKMSEDVWLTCMTHALSTETEEIMGLLLGDIENSANGGVTAVIWGASPQTRSDRRKDRVETNPEQLAAASAQAEKMTISSGRTTRVIGWYHSHPHITVLPSHVDVRTQAMYQLLDTGFIGLIFSCFSEDVNKVGRIQVIAFQSSDGKQHHMSRPISLSPVNKSSIIEVESSLSTSEGASVRYGSARAEAVEQDTADSRTSGIIKGGGRSSDLGLFFAGAEVNHLERETIGGNYPTETSANNIVDVDPMDMSEGMQEAMHRSNMDMSGAEYVRKEVPLYVLPTSSLIKLDSPLMSFTELQRVLYEEERAAYNQAISQNMRDGKMHPLTFIHHTSMYQSSMCKLIEYCLSPAIYALQCRLRENEIRLALLTDEVKGLENETRRGSESNSGSSRQVPSPALRGSAPLGHRELFGPAGSISPRSVAGGSRSRKGSS from the exons AACTCTGCAAACGGGGGAGTCACTGCAGTAATTTGGGGCGCATCACCTCAGACACGATCAGATCGGAGGAAGGACCGTGTTGAAACTAATCCTGAGCAGTTGGCTGCTGCATCAGCTCAAGCCGAA AAAATGACAATATCATCTGGAAGAACAACAAGAGTGATCGGGTGGTACCATTCACATCCTCATATTACAGTTCTTCCTTCCCATGTCG ACGTAAGAACTCAGGCCATGTATCAACTTCTAGATACTGGGTTCATTGGGCTGATATTTTCCTGTTTCAGTGAAGACGTAAACAAG GTTGGACGAATACAAGTCATTGCCTTTCAATCCTCAGATGGGAAGCAGCATCATATGTCAAGACCTATATCTTTATCTCCAGTAAATAAAAGTTCAATTATAGAAGTTGAATCGTCTTTAAGTACCTCAGAAGGTGCATCAGTAAGATATGGCTCTGCTAGAGCAGAAGCTGTTGAACAAGACACAGCTGATTCAAGAACTTCTGGAATTATAAAG GGTGGCGGTCGATCTTCAGACCTTGGGCTTTTCTTTGCTGGTGCTGAGGTAAATCATCTAGAAAGAGAAACAATTGGAGGGAATTACCCCACGGAAACTTCAGCCAATAATATTGTTGATGTAGATCCCATGGATATGTCTGAGGGTATGCAAGAAGCAATGCACCGTTCGAATATGGATATGAG TGGTGCTGAGTATGTCAGAAAAGAAGTTCCTCTTTATGTTTTACCGACCTCTTCTCTCATTAAGCTTGATTCACCTCTAATGTCATTTACGGAATTGCAACGAGTACTATATGAGGAGGAGCGAGCAGCCTATAACCAAGCAATCTCGCAAAATATGAG GGATGGGAAAATGCATCCACTTACTTTCATACATCACACATCAATGTATCAATCTTCCATGTGCAAATTAATCGAATATTG CTTAAGTCCTGCCATATATGCACTGCAGTGTCGGTTAAGAGAAAATGAAATTCGG TTGGCATTGCTCACCGATGAAGTGAAAGGTTTGGAGAACGAAACACGTAGAGGAAGTGAGTCAAATTCTGGATCCTCTCGTCAAGTTCCATCACCTGCACTCCGAGGAAGCGCTCCTTTAGGCCATCGGGAACTGTTTGGTCCAGCTGGATCTATCAGTCCGAGGAGTGTAGCTGGAGGTAGCCGAAGCAGAAAAGGATCATCATAG
- the LOC101311392 gene encoding uncharacterized protein LOC101311392, whose protein sequence is MLSPLVWQLFFLSVIWGAVGVKFYRTRVTGWYHSVIHILILQFFLPMLNCNEYYIMRSERHLSNLAKYEGWEINASTYFHISHINASIIEYCWHCSSMK, encoded by the exons ATGTTATCCCCACTTGTCTGGCAGCTATTCTTTCTTTCTG TAATTTGGGGAGCAGTTGGGGTGAAATTCTACAGGACTAGAGTGACCGGGTGGTACCATTCAGTCATTCACATCCTCATATTACAGTTCTTCCTTCCCATGTTG AATTGCAACGAGTACTATATCATGAGGAGCGAGCGGCATTTAAGCAATCTTGCTAAATATGAG GGATGGGAAATTAATGCATCCACTTACTTTCATATATCACACATCAATGCATCAATCATCGAATATTG CTGGCATTGCTCGTCGATGAAGTGA